From the Ignavibacteriales bacterium genome, the window AATTTAGTCGAATAAATTCAATGTAATATTAATAGCAGTAATTTGGTAAAGTTTTTCCATAGAAAAAATTATTTTAATTGATTAGTTTACAGGATTAATCAGGATGCATGAAGAAACTTCTACTCGATTACAATCTTAAAGTACGAGTTCCTATAGTTCTATTTGTTGCTATTTCCGTCTTTGCAATTACCTACTATGCTTCCTTTGCCGAAAGAAATGGAATAGGCTATTCTCCAGAACAACCGATAAAGTTTTCCCACAAATTACACGCAGGCGATATGCAGATAGACTGCAAATATTGCCATTCCGGTGTGGATAAGTCATCATTTTCCAATGTGCCATCCGCAGAGACATGTATGAATTGCCATTCACTGGCAAGAACCGACAGACCGGAAATCCAGAAATTGACTCAGTATTACCAGGAAGGAAAACCGATCCCATGGAAGAGAGTTCACAGGGTACCGGAATTTGTGTATTTTAATCACAGCTCGCATGTGAATAAAGGTATAGATTGTAAGAACTGTCACGGCGATATAGCCAAGATGGAGCAGGTGGGTCAGGTGCATTCATTTACGATGGGAGCATGCCTCGACTGTCACAGAAATCCTGATAAGAACATAGCGGAATTTCAACAAATAAAGGATAACCTCAAAAAAGGTCCCCAATACTGTAATGCCTGTCACAGGTAGAAATCAGAATATGAGCAAGATCAAAAGAAAAAGTTTTATAGTAATGCTCGGAGCGTCAGCGGTGGGAGCGTATTCGCTGATCAAGTCTCCATGGGAGATATTCAGGGCAAAGATCGCGTCAGAAGATAAGAAGATCAAGGCGAAGTCATCTGTGAAGTTTGTTGAAAATCCAAATTCCATTAAAAGGAAGAATAATTCTTAATCTATAGAATGGATAAAAAGAATCTAGATATAAGTTCACACATTCTGAAAGACGATGTAAAGGATTTGCAAGAGGAAAGCAACGGGAAAGATCCTAACTACTGGAGGAGCTTCGGCGAACTATACAGGGATCCCGCTTTTCTGGAAGCAAAGAAGTATGAATTTACCGAGGAAGCTGAAACAGCTCCGGATGTATCCAAGATGTCAGGCATATCAAGGAGGAAATTCCTTGCCTTAATGAGCGCATCGGCGGCTTTGGCAGCGGCAGGGTGCTCGAACTTCAGAGATAAAGGCGAAATCGTCCCTTACAATAAACAGCCCGAAGGCGTGGTAATCGGAGAGCCGAACTACTTCGCTTCGACTTTTGTATATAACGGTCAGGATTACGGAACGCTGGTAAAGACAAGGGAAGGAAGACCAATAAAGCTGGACGGCAACCCGGATCACCCAGTAACAAACGGAAAGACCACCGCAAAGATACAGGCAAGCATACTAAATCTATATAATCCGGACAGGCTGAAAAATCCTCAGTACAGCGGGGACAGAAAAGAGTTTAAAGACATAACATGGCAGGAAGCCGACGGTAATATCATCGGCGACCTTGCGGCGGCGGCGGGATCCGGAAAAGAGATCGCAATTATTTCCGACCAGGTAATATCACCCACACAGAAGAAGCTATTCGCAGATTTTCAGAGG encodes:
- a CDS encoding cytochrome c3 family protein gives rise to the protein MKKLLLDYNLKVRVPIVLFVAISVFAITYYASFAERNGIGYSPEQPIKFSHKLHAGDMQIDCKYCHSGVDKSSFSNVPSAETCMNCHSLARTDRPEIQKLTQYYQEGKPIPWKRVHRVPEFVYFNHSSHVNKGIDCKNCHGDIAKMEQVGQVHSFTMGACLDCHRNPDKNIAEFQQIKDNLKKGPQYCNACHR